The DNA window GGCCCTGGCCGGGATCGCCGCCGCGCCGGACTTTACCGAATGGGGCTTCGGCCCGCCGCAACGCGCGATGCTGGAGCGCGAAGGCCGGCTCGGCCAGCCCGATCCCGAAGGCCGCGCAACGCCGCATCTGATGACCCAGGCGTTCTGGCAATCGGGCCAGGCGCTCCGGCTCCTCGACGGAGAGATCGCTATCGACTGCCCCGTCCGGCTGATCCACGGCGAGGACGACCGCGACGTCCCGCTCGACGTCGCCTTCCGCACGATGCGCGCGCTGCGTTCATCCGATGTCCAGCTGAACGTCATCAAGGGCGGCGGTCACCGCCTGTCGGAATCGCATGAGATCGCTGCGATCCTGCACACCGTCGAAGGCCTGCTGGAGCGCCAACCTTGATCCTTCTTCTTGCCGCCGCCGTCGCCGCAGCCGCGCCGCAAACGGCCAAATGCCCGGACCTCGTCACTCCCGAAGCGCTCGTCTGCCGCGCCCTCAGCGCGCAGTCGGGCGGCGATCCCGCCGGCGCCGCACGCGCGTTCGAAGAAGCGGCGAAGGCTGCCTCCGACACCGACCCGGCCACGGCGCGCCTGTGGGCGGCAGCCGGCAATATGTGGATCGCGGCGGACCAGCCCGGGAAGGCGGCCGTCGCGCTGGACAAGGCGCTGGCGATGCGCGGCCTCGTTGCCGAGCAGCGCGGCGAAGCGCTTCTCGACCGCGCCCGCGCAGCCGAGGCGCAAGACGATCTCAAGACGGCCCGTGCGAAGCTCGACGAGGCGGGACAGACCATCTCCGCAGATCCCTTCTACTGGTATTTTGCCGCGGCGCTGGCGATCCGCGAAGGCGACGGCAATGCCGCGCAGACGGCGATCAACAAGGCGCTGGCGCTCGCGCCGGGCGATCCGACCATCTTGTTCGAAGCCGGCCACGTCGCCCATTTCCGGGGCGAGACCGACAAGGCGCGCAGCTACTGGATGCGTGCGGCGGGCAGCGACAATGGCGAGATCGGCAAGGCTGCGGCGAAGGCGGTCGAAATGCTCGGCGTGACGCCGGTCGTGAAATCCGGCGTGACGCCGCCTAAATAGGCGCGATGCGCTTCCTCCATTCCATGCTGCGGGTCGCCGACCCCGACGCCACCCTCCGCTTCTTCAACCTGCTCGGCCTCGAAGAGCGCCGACGCATGGAGAATGAAGCGGGCAAATTCACCCTCATCTTCCTCGGCGTCCCCGGCGACGAAGGCGGCGAGGTCGAGCTGACCTACAATTGGGGAAAGGACGAGCCCTACGGCGGCGGCCGCAACTTCGGCCATCTCGCCTATCAGGTCGACGACATCTACGAGACCTGCCAACGACTCATGGACGCGGGCGTGACGATCAACCGCCCGCCGCGCGACGGCCGCATGGCCTTCGTCCGCAGCCCCGATAACATCTCCGTGGAGTTGCTTCAGAAAGGCCAGGCGCTCGCCCCGGCCGAGCCCTGGGCATCGATGCCGAACACGGGCGAGTGGTAGTGCTGGAGATCGTCCCCGTCTCGGCATTTTCCGACAATTACATCTGGCTGGTCCACGATTCCGACAGCGGCGAGACCGCGGTGGTCGATCCCGGCGACGCCGCCCCGGCGCTTGCCGAGGCGGAGCGGCGCGGCTGGACCATCGGCCAGGTCTGGAACACCCACTGGCACCCGGACCACACCGGCGGCAACCTCGCGATGAAGGATGCGACCGGCACGGTCATCTCGGGACCTGCCGGCGAGCGGATCCCGGGGCGGGACGCGGTCCTGCGCGAAGGCGATGAAGTGCGGCTGGGGCAACATCGCGGACGGATCGTCGAAGTGCCGGGCCACACGCTCGACCACATTGCCGTCGTCTTCGACGAAGAGCGGGTGGCGTTCGTCGGCGACACCTTGTTCGCCATGGGCTGCGGCCGGTTGTTCGAAGGCACGCCGGAGCAGATGTACGGCTCGCTGCAGCGGCTCGCCGGCTTGCCGGACGACACGAAGCTCTATTGCGCGCACGAATATACGCTCTCGAACGCCCGCTTCGCCGCCCATGCGGAGCCGGAGAACACGGCCATTGCGGAGCGCGTCCGAAACGTCGAGCAACTGCGCGCACGAGGCGAAATCACGCTGCCGACCACGATCGCGCAGGAACGGGAGACGAACCCCTTCGTTCGTTCTTCCAGCGTCGCTGAGTTTGCGGCGCGCAGGGCCGCCAAAGACAGCTTCAGTTAAGCCTTAGCGGGGCTGGATGCGGCGGATCAGAATCGGGAGATTGGAGATGAGGAAGTTCGCGTTGCTCGTGGTCGGAGCGTCTCTCGGCGCGTGCACGGCGGCGCCGCCCTCGCCTTACCCCTATGGATATGCCGGCACTTCGCCGATCAACGACCCGCGTCTGGGCCAGCTGCTTGCCGGCCGGGTTGCGGGCCAGCCTCGCCAGTGCCTCAACGCTTCGCGATCGGCGGACCTCCTCCCGGTGGCAGGCAATTACGTCGCCTACCGCGACCTCGGCACCATCTACGTCAGCCGGACGGACGGGATCTGCGACACCCGGCGTAGCAGCAACACGCTGGTGACCAGGTCTGTCGGCCTGTCGTCGGGCCCCTGCCGTGGCGACACCGCTTATGTGGTGGATTCCGGTTCAGGGATGACCGTCGGCAGCTGCACGTTCGGCGATTTCGTCCCTTACGACCGCGCCCGCTAGCTCCGGTAAAGCGCGTCTAGCCTCGGCGCATATTGCTTCGAGATGACGTGCCGCCGGATCTTCAAAGACGGCGTCAGCTGCTCGTTTTCGATCGTGAAGCCCTCGTCGGCGAGCACGAAGCGCCGCACCTTCTCGATCACGGACAAGTCCGCGTTCACGCGGTCGACCGCTTTCTGGAGCCGCTGCTGGA is part of the Sphingomicrobium sp. genome and encodes:
- a CDS encoding alpha/beta hydrolase, which encodes MIASAADPETFNVNGRSIAYRARPGSSPTLVFLPGYASDMEGTKALALDGFAQERGSSMLRLDYSGTGSSAGRFEDGTLALWLEEALAAVDELTDGPLILVGSSMGGWIALHLALLRPERVQALAGIAAAPDFTEWGFGPPQRAMLEREGRLGQPDPEGRATPHLMTQAFWQSGQALRLLDGEIAIDCPVRLIHGEDDRDVPLDVAFRTMRALRSSDVQLNVIKGGGHRLSESHEIAAILHTVEGLLERQP
- a CDS encoding VOC family protein, with protein sequence MRFLHSMLRVADPDATLRFFNLLGLEERRRMENEAGKFTLIFLGVPGDEGGEVELTYNWGKDEPYGGGRNFGHLAYQVDDIYETCQRLMDAGVTINRPPRDGRMAFVRSPDNISVELLQKGQALAPAEPWASMPNTGEW
- the gloB gene encoding hydroxyacylglutathione hydrolase → MLEIVPVSAFSDNYIWLVHDSDSGETAVVDPGDAAPALAEAERRGWTIGQVWNTHWHPDHTGGNLAMKDATGTVISGPAGERIPGRDAVLREGDEVRLGQHRGRIVEVPGHTLDHIAVVFDEERVAFVGDTLFAMGCGRLFEGTPEQMYGSLQRLAGLPDDTKLYCAHEYTLSNARFAAHAEPENTAIAERVRNVEQLRARGEITLPTTIAQERETNPFVRSSSVAEFAARRAAKDSFS